Proteins from one bacterium genomic window:
- the tsaB gene encoding tRNA (adenosine(37)-N6)-threonylcarbamoyltransferase complex dimerization subunit type 1 TsaB — MLTLAVDTSATQGSVALVRDGRVVVEIDLRLETHATSHILPAIEWATASAGVTLADIDLFAAAEGPGSFTGLRIGIATVLGLARGAGKPAAGVPTLHAVAYPWLAVQRPVLATVDTRSGRVFAQVLLAGEAGEIEELTETVSVDVAGLAALVREMALNGAARVSKRPPRSLDEPAMRKIEIPGTVPGTNRDGDGVLLDPQSSIFPSSSATAWSGIEWKSRRFCRLPDCCPHRACATIARRTWRFSRNARIGWARRARRVRSTCPNHPRRTRRPNPDARMDRERPRFRRPRLTRRPRLMRRSRRADRDGMPVRRGIYLFPNLVTSMGLLLGFYAITQSFRGAPGEVEKACWAIFFAAIFDSLDGRIARMTKTTSAFGAQFDSLADLVSFGVAPAIILYNFALAHTFRPRVGWTVAFLFVVAGALRLARYNIRPTSAKRFFEGLPIPAAAGTAVFTVIFSMHTGLFEIVDGNAQSITPDGVLGLALVLSLAMVSTLPYYGFKDVDLFRRHKFSVLFTVVTIIVVIFQEPEVSLFALAAAYLVSGPIVWFVRRRHPADSDLAILAAGVRGGGDADATSDATGSDDGD; from the coding sequence ATGCTCACTCTTGCCGTCGATACCTCCGCAACGCAGGGCTCCGTCGCGCTCGTTCGCGACGGGCGCGTCGTCGTGGAGATCGACCTTCGTCTCGAAACGCACGCCACGAGCCACATCCTTCCCGCGATCGAGTGGGCCACGGCGTCCGCGGGCGTGACGCTTGCCGATATCGACCTGTTCGCTGCCGCGGAGGGACCGGGGTCGTTCACCGGACTTCGCATCGGCATCGCGACGGTGCTGGGCCTGGCGCGCGGCGCGGGCAAGCCGGCCGCCGGCGTACCGACACTGCACGCGGTCGCGTATCCGTGGCTGGCGGTGCAAAGACCGGTGCTGGCGACGGTGGACACTAGAAGCGGGCGCGTGTTCGCGCAGGTGCTTCTCGCCGGCGAGGCGGGCGAGATCGAGGAACTGACGGAGACCGTGAGCGTGGATGTGGCGGGACTCGCCGCGCTCGTGCGCGAAATGGCGTTGAACGGGGCCGCGCGCGTAAGCAAGCGGCCGCCACGTTCGCTAGACGAGCCGGCGATGCGGAAGATTGAGATTCCGGGCACGGTCCCGGGCACGAACCGGGATGGGGATGGGGTCTTACTCGATCCTCAATCCTCAATCTTCCCGTCCTCGTCGGCGACGGCATGGAGCGGCATCGAGTGGAAATCGCGGCGCTTTTGCCGCCTACCGGACTGTTGCCCCCACCGGGCGTGTGCTACCATCGCGCGTCGCACGTGGCGATTCTCGCGGAACGCGCGCATCGGCTGGGCCAGACGCGCGCGCCGCGTCCGATCTACGTGTCCGAATCATCCGCGGCGCACGCGCCGCCCCAACCCTGACGCACGCATGGATCGAGAAAGACCGCGATTTCGCCGTCCGCGCCTGACGCGCCGCCCGCGCCTCATGCGAAGGTCCCGCCGCGCCGATCGCGACGGGATGCCGGTGCGCCGGGGGATTTACCTTTTCCCGAATCTTGTCACGTCGATGGGCCTGTTGCTTGGCTTCTACGCCATCACGCAGTCCTTCCGCGGCGCTCCCGGCGAGGTGGAAAAGGCGTGCTGGGCGATCTTTTTTGCGGCGATTTTCGACTCGCTCGACGGCCGCATCGCGCGGATGACCAAGACCACCTCCGCGTTCGGCGCGCAATTCGATTCGCTTGCGGACCTCGTCAGCTTCGGCGTGGCGCCGGCGATCATCCTCTACAACTTCGCGCTCGCGCACACGTTCCGCCCGCGCGTCGGGTGGACCGTGGCATTCCTTTTCGTCGTCGCGGGCGCGCTGCGCCTGGCGCGCTACAACATCCGGCCGACAAGCGCCAAGCGATTTTTCGAGGGCCTTCCGATTCCCGCGGCGGCGGGAACGGCCGTTTTTACGGTCATTTTTTCGATGCACACGGGCCTTTTCGAGATCGTCGACGGCAACGCGCAATCGATCACGCCGGACGGCGTCCTGGGCCTTGCGCTCGTGCTCTCGCTCGCGATGGTCAGCACGCTGCCGTATTACGGGTTCAAGGACGTGGACCTTTTCCGCCGGCACAAGTTCAGCGTGCTGTTCACGGTCGTGACGATCATCGTCGTCATCTTCCAAGAGCCGGAGGTCAGCCTCTTCGCCCTGGCGGCAGCGTATCTCGTGTCCGGCCCGATCGTCTGGTTCGTGCGCCGGCGCCACCCGGCCGATTCGGACCTGGCGATTCTGGCGGCGGGCGTGCGGGGCGGGGGGGATGCGGACGCGACGTCCGACGCGACGGGATCGGACGATGGCGAT